A window of Bacillus sp. DX3.1 genomic DNA:
ATTATTTATTCCTCCTAAGATCATCTATCCTTTTAAAACGTGTATATTTTACTTTCCTAAGCAGAATTGAGAAAATAATTGGTCGATTAAACTTTCATGGACAGTGTCCCCAGTAATCTCACCAAGTATTTCCCACGTCCTTGTTATGTCAATTTGAACCATATCGATTGGAACACCACTCTCAATTGCCTCAATTGCATCTCCAATTGTCTTTTCTGCTTGCGTTAATAAACCGATATGCCTTGCATTAGAAACATACGTTATATCTGCCGACTCAATTGCCCCTTCAAAGAAGAGGTCTGCAATAGCAGTTTCTAGCTCATCTATACCTTTTTCTTCAATTAGGGAAGTTGTAATTATACGACTTGAACCCGCTAGCTGTGTAACGCGTTCCATGTTAATGTGCTGTGGTAAATCTGTTTTATTTACAATGACAATAAAATCTTTTCCTTGTACAGCACGGAATAACTCCTCATCTTCGTCTGTTAATATTTCACCATAGTTCACAACGATTAAAACTAAATCAGCCTGCTCCATCGTTTCCTTTGAGCGCTCTACACCAATTCGCTCAACAATATCTTCCGTTTCACGAATTCCAGCTGTATCAATCAACTTAAGCGGTACACCACGTACATTAACATACTCTTCAATTACATCACGAGTCGTTCCTGCTATATCTGTTACAATCGCTTTTTTCTCTTGTACGAGACTGTTTAACAACGAAGACTTCCCTACATTTGGTCTTCCGATAATTGCCGTTGCAATACCTTCGCGTAAAATTTTCCCTTGCTTAGACGTTTCCAATATCTTTTTAATTTCGCTACGAACATGCGT
This region includes:
- the mnmE gene encoding tRNA uridine-5-carboxymethylaminomethyl(34) synthesis GTPase MnmE; translation: MDFDTIAAISTALGEGAIAIVRVSGENAVEQVNRIFKGKDLTKVSSHTIHYGHIVDLDTDKIIEEVMVSVMRAPKTFTREDVVEINCHGGLVSVNKVLQLILAQGARLAEPGEFTKRAFLNGRIDLSQAEAVMDLIRAKTDRAMNVAINQMEGRLSNLIGRLRQEILETLAHVEVNIDYPEYDDVEEMTHNILIEKATHVRSEIKKILETSKQGKILREGIATAIIGRPNVGKSSLLNSLVQEKKAIVTDIAGTTRDVIEEYVNVRGVPLKLIDTAGIRETEDIVERIGVERSKETMEQADLVLIVVNYGEILTDEDEELFRAVQGKDFIVIVNKTDLPQHINMERVTQLAGSSRIITTSLIEEKGIDELETAIADLFFEGAIESADITYVSNARHIGLLTQAEKTIGDAIEAIESGVPIDMVQIDITRTWEILGEITGDTVHESLIDQLFSQFCLGK